A genome region from Bufo gargarizans isolate SCDJY-AF-19 chromosome 2, ASM1485885v1, whole genome shotgun sequence includes the following:
- the LOC122925422 gene encoding olfactory receptor 6N1-like, which translates to MQEKNLTVVTEFILLGFQGSQYLRTFLFCLLLMVYYGTICGNLLIITLVSSIKNLHTPMYFFISQLSMSDILLKTDIVPNMLHILLTNRGTITFSGCIIQFYVFCVSGTFECFLLTVMSYDRYVAICNPLHYTSIMTSTYCMRMVVICWLLGFFTAFIDILMILMLKYCGPNIIDHFFCDLVPLIEMACSDTYFIKLQINLLSIPTVITPPIIIIMSYVKIISVILRISSSTGRQKAFSTCSSHLIVVSIFYWTLFTVYIVPTRGQTLTISKILSLLYTVFTPLINPIIYSLRNKDINKAVQGTFTKYTRCGNCP; encoded by the coding sequence ATGCAGGAGAAGAATCTGACTGTGGTCACAGAGTTTATCCTTCTAGGATTTCAAGGCAGTCAATATTTAAGAACATTCCTGTTCTGTCTTCTCCTCATGGTTTACTATGGAACAATATGTGGGAACCTCCTGATCATCACCCTGGTGTCCTCCATCAAGAACCTCCACACTCCAATGTACTTTTTCATCTCACAATTGTCCATGAGTGACATCTTATTAAAAACTGATATTGTTCCCAACATGCTTCACATCCTACTGACTAATAGGGGGACCATTACTTTTTCTGGCTGTATCATTCAGTTTTATGTTTTCTGTGTTTCAGGGACATTTGAGTGCTTTCTTCTCACAGTGATGTCCTATGACAGATATGTGGCCATCTGTAATCCCCTCCATTACACTTCTATTATGACAAGTACATATTGTATGAGAATGGTTGTCATCTGCTGGTTGTTAGGATTTTTCACTGCATTCATTGACATTCTAATGATACTGATGTTAAAATATTGTGGTCCAAATATCATTGACCATTTCTTCTGTGACCTTGTCCCATTGATAGAAATGGCCTGTTCTGATACATATTTCATTAAACTTCAAATCAACTTACTGAGTATACCGACGGTCATCACACCGCCCATAATAATCATTATGTCTTATGTTAAAATTATTTCAGTCATCTTAAGGATCTCATCCAGTACTGGTAGacagaaagccttctccacctgtaGCTCCCACCTCATTGTGGTCTCCATATTTTACTGGACTTTGTTCACAGTTTATATTGTTCCAACAAGAGGACAAACACTGACCATCAGTAAAATCCTATCACTGCTATATACTGTGTTTACTCCTTTGATCAACCCCATTATATACAGTCTGAGGAATAAAGACATAAATAAAGCCGTACAGGGAACATTTACTAAATATACTAGATGTGGCAATTGCCCATAA